In a genomic window of Thermosynechococcus sp. CL-1:
- a CDS encoding ATP-binding protein, with product MVSHERQAVRHLLVLEDSEGRRPILLEAATYSIGRDPTNSIVLHSKMVSRQHAILLRVTSPETNSHLFRLIDGDLQGKRSTNGTLVNGQRIVAHDLRSGDMIVFGGDVRARYLTLTNMTDTEFQDFCRSTDVLGFLSKSTNPFATLVPLSDGNIENFSEAALVRLASYPELTPNPILEVDLEGRVTYLNPAAVMQFRDLQQQKLTHPLLLGLPELARYMKQTQEKVHMREVEYQGRIYEQSIHYIYESELIRSYVMDVTDRKRAEEQLRNQARREAIINRIIQAMRTTMVAAEVLQITADLLLEALGSTLCLITQTHAPNSPTYASRPQFVSLPNHLIALNQQAIALFEPALSNGEQVVLAASCTDLPQPLQTDLRTFNVNALVITPLIYLGQLLGQITLLDWEWEPSEATSVLASDRQLWQQTLPKSWTPEDLSLVKTIADQCALAIHQAQLYQQVQELNADLERQVRARTAELEQKMQELERLNAIKDDFLSTVSHELRTPMANMKMAIYMLKQFATDDRQKRYLDILANECNRETELINDLLDLQRLEAGRSQIQQEVIDLDSWLPSVLEPFRNRMQQRQQSLEILRPATLPPLLSNRHALARILAELLNNACKYSPAGAQIVVRFDPIGGDRLQIQVSNPSEIPSEELPRIFEKFYRIPNADPWQQGGTGLGLALTQKLVEQLQGEISADSEAGITTFTLSLPTASGDPAA from the coding sequence ATGGTGAGCCATGAGCGGCAGGCGGTTCGCCACCTGTTAGTCCTCGAAGACAGTGAGGGGCGGCGACCCATTTTGCTAGAGGCGGCAACCTATTCCATTGGCCGTGATCCAACGAATTCGATTGTGCTTCACTCCAAGATGGTCTCACGGCAGCACGCGATTTTGTTACGGGTGACTAGTCCTGAAACCAATAGCCATCTTTTTCGCCTCATTGATGGTGATTTGCAGGGCAAGCGCAGTACGAATGGCACTTTGGTTAATGGCCAGCGGATTGTTGCCCATGATTTGCGTAGCGGCGACATGATTGTGTTTGGCGGCGATGTGCGTGCCCGCTACTTGACCTTGACCAACATGACGGATACGGAGTTTCAGGATTTTTGCCGCAGTACTGATGTCTTAGGATTTCTTTCCAAAAGCACCAATCCCTTTGCAACGCTTGTCCCCCTCAGTGACGGCAATATCGAGAATTTTAGTGAAGCGGCCTTAGTGCGCTTGGCCTCCTATCCGGAGCTGACGCCCAACCCAATTTTGGAAGTGGATTTAGAGGGGAGGGTGACGTATCTCAATCCAGCGGCAGTGATGCAGTTTCGGGATCTACAGCAACAGAAGTTGACTCATCCTCTATTGCTGGGATTGCCGGAACTCGCACGCTACATGAAGCAAACCCAAGAAAAAGTGCATATGCGGGAGGTGGAGTACCAAGGGCGCATCTACGAGCAATCGATTCACTACATCTATGAAAGTGAGCTGATCCGCAGCTATGTCATGGATGTCACCGATCGCAAGCGAGCCGAGGAACAACTGCGCAACCAAGCCCGCCGTGAGGCCATCATTAACCGCATCATTCAAGCCATGCGCACCACCATGGTGGCAGCGGAAGTCCTGCAAATTACCGCTGATTTACTCCTAGAAGCCTTGGGATCGACCCTCTGCCTGATTACGCAAACCCATGCGCCCAATAGCCCTACCTATGCCAGCCGTCCTCAATTTGTCAGCTTACCCAACCACTTGATTGCGCTGAACCAGCAGGCGATCGCCCTCTTTGAACCCGCCCTCAGCAACGGTGAGCAGGTGGTCTTGGCGGCGAGTTGTACGGATTTACCGCAGCCGCTGCAAACGGATCTCAGAACCTTCAACGTCAACGCTTTGGTGATCACCCCGCTGATTTACCTCGGCCAACTCCTCGGCCAAATTACGCTCCTCGATTGGGAGTGGGAACCCAGTGAGGCAACGTCCGTTTTGGCGAGCGATCGCCAGCTTTGGCAACAAACCCTGCCCAAGTCTTGGACACCAGAAGATTTAAGCCTCGTCAAAACCATTGCCGATCAGTGTGCCCTCGCCATTCACCAAGCGCAGCTTTACCAACAGGTACAAGAACTCAATGCGGATTTGGAGCGCCAAGTGCGCGCCCGTACTGCCGAACTGGAACAGAAAATGCAGGAGCTAGAGCGGCTCAATGCCATTAAGGATGATTTCTTGAGCACCGTTTCCCACGAGTTACGTACCCCCATGGCCAATATGAAAATGGCCATCTATATGCTGAAGCAATTTGCCACCGACGATCGCCAGAAACGCTACCTCGACATTCTCGCCAATGAGTGCAACCGCGAAACGGAATTGATCAATGATTTGCTGGATCTGCAACGCCTAGAGGCAGGGCGCAGCCAGATTCAACAGGAGGTGATTGATCTCGACAGTTGGCTGCCCTCGGTGCTCGAACCCTTCCGCAACCGCATGCAACAGCGGCAGCAATCCCTTGAGATTTTGCGCCCCGCCACGTTGCCGCCCCTCCTCTCCAACCGCCATGCCTTAGCCCGCATCTTGGCAGAGTTACTCAACAATGCCTGTAAGTACAGCCCTGCTGGCGCACAGATTGTTGTCCGTTTTGATCCAATCGGGGGCGATCGCCTGCAAATTCAAGTGAGTAATCCCTCAGAGATTCCTAGTGAGGAGCTACCGCGCATCTTTGAAAAGTTTTATCGCATTCCCAATGCCGATCCGTGGCAACAGGGGGGAACAGGTTTAGGCCTTGCCCTCACCCAAAAACTCGTGGAGCAATTGCAGGGTGAAATTAGCGCCGACAGTGAAGCGGGCATTACCACCTTTACCCTCAGCCTACCCACTGCATCAGGTGATCCCGCTGCCTGA